The following proteins are encoded in a genomic region of Oncorhynchus kisutch isolate 150728-3 linkage group LG6, Okis_V2, whole genome shotgun sequence:
- the LOC109892621 gene encoding protein phosphatase methylesterase 1: MEKQLLLNVLASRPPVSGGLQSRSKMRMGPGRKRDFSPLSWSEYFEAMEDVEVENDNGKDTFRIYCSGQHGPVLLLLHGGGHSALSWAVFTAVIYNRINCRVVAMDLRAHGDTKVKNSDDLSAETMAKDIGKVVETLYGENPPPIMMIGHSMGGAIAVHTAAANHVPSLLGLCVIDVVEGTAMDALNSMQNFLRSRPKTFKSVENAIEWSVKSGQIRNVESARVSMGGQVKKCEEPLNSPGVSKSISDGIIEEEEEEEEEGESNHKRKKEDDQEVKKETLYTWQIDLSKTEKYWEGWFSGLSALFLSCPVPKLLLLAGVDRLDKDLTIGQMQGKFQMQVLPQCGHAVHEDAPEKVADALASFMVRHKFTEFKEGFLC; this comes from the exons ATGGAGAAACAGTTGCTTTTGAATGTGTTAGCTTCCAGACCTCCCGTGTCAGGAGGCTTGCAGTCGCGGTCTAAAATGAGAATGGG ACCTGGACGGAAGAGagacttctcccctctctcctggaGTGAATACTTTGAAGCGATGGAAGATGTAGAAGTGGAAAATGATAACGGCAAAGAT ACGTTCAGGATCTACTGCAGTGGCCAGCATGGTCCTGTGCTGCTCCTGCTCCATGGAGGAGGCCACTCTGCTCTCTCCTGGGCTGTGTTCACT GCGGTGATATACAACAGAATTAACTGCCGGGTGGTGGCTATGGACCTCAGGGCCCATG GTGACACCAAAGTAAAGAATTCTGACGATCTCTCAGCGGAAACAATGGCCAA GGACATTGGCAAAGTGGTAGAAACGCTCTATGGAGAAAACCCACCTCCGATCATGATGATTGGACACAGCATGGGTGGAGCTATAGCAGTTCATACCGCTGCGGCAAACCACGTGCCGTCTTTACTTGGCCTGTGTGTGATTGATGTCGTGGAAG GCACAGCAATGGATGCCTTAAACAGTATGCAGAATTTCCTCAGGAGTCGGCCAAAGACCTTTAAGTCTGTGGAGAATGCCATTGAGTGGAG TGTGAAGAGTGGACAGATCCGAAACGTTGAGTCAGCCCGGGTGTCCATGGGAGGCCAGGTGAAAAA ATGTGAGGAACCCCTCAACAGTCCAGGCGTCTCCAAGAGCATCAGTGACGGCATcattgaagaggaggaggaggaagaagaggaaggagaatcCAACCACAAAAGAAAGAAGGAGGATGACCAAGAG GTGAAGAAGGAGACCCTTTATACCTGGCAGATTGATCTGTCAAAGACCGAGAAGTACTGGGAGGGCTGGTTCAGTGGCCTGTCTGCCCTATTCCTTTCCTGTCCTGTGCCAAAACTGCTCCTGCTCGCTG GTGTGGACAGGCTTGACAAAGATCTCACAATTGGACAGATGCAAG GGAAGTTCCAGATGCAGGTGCTCCCTCAGTGTGGCCATGCTGTCCATGAGGATGCCCCTGAAAAA GTAGCAGATGCTCTGGCCTCGTTCATGGTCCGTCACAAGTTCACTGAATTTAAGGAGGGTTTCCTGTG